ATCACTTCCTTAACCTCCTGCATCCGCGTTCTGCCAAGTATGAGGATACAGGATTAGTGGTCGGGGTGGATCACTTTAAGACGAGCGTTTGCGGCATTACTGGATCACTTTTATTGTAACGAACGCAAGATGGATGGCGGTTGACTACGGAAGGTGTTCCTTTCCCCGACCCCTGAGTGCTAGAAGTAGGGTGGAAGCGTTACCTCCATCTCAGAAAAGCCCTCTCGTGCAGTGGCGGTGGGACCTTCCGTCGGGTCCCACTCACGTTGCACTTGCTGCTCATCGCTGTCATCAGCGGATGCTCCACTCCTTTTCTGGGGATCATGGGTACGCGTTGCGATCTCAGGACGGCAGGCTCCGCTGGAACAAAACGTGCTTCGGACATTCTCGGATCTCAAACAGCGTGTCAAACTCCGCCTGGAGCACGTCGCACAGCCGCCTCGCAACTTGCGGGCTGGGTGCGCGCTGGCTTCGTTCCAATTGCGAGAGGTATGCACCGCTCAAGCCGCACTTCTTCGCGAGGGCTCGTTGGGACAGCCCCGCTCGTATCCTCGTCTCGGCAAGCTGCTTAGTCTTGACCAAT
This genomic interval from Bacillota bacterium contains the following:
- a CDS encoding helix-turn-helix transcriptional regulator; the encoded protein is MLLVKTKQLAETRIRAGLSQRALAKKCGLSGAYLSQLERSQRAPSPQVARRLCDVLQAEFDTLFEIRECPKHVLFQRSLPS